A window of Ignavibacteriales bacterium genomic DNA:
AGCGACCACTGGAAAGCCTACACCGGGGCCTATCTTGACGAGAGCTTTCTGGTTGATTTCCTCACGCCGGAAGAGTATTTCGGTTTCATCGGCAGCATTCACGGTCTTACACAAGAAACCACGAGTGCAAGAATCCAGACTTACGCCGACTTCTTCGGCGGTGAAATCCTTGGAAAGAAGAAGTTCATACGTGAATTATCAAAGGGGAATCAGAAGAAAGTCGGAATTGTCGGCGCTCTCCTGCCGGAGCCGGCCTTGGTGATCCTCGATGAGCCGTTCCCCCACCTTGATCCGTCGTCAGTGATCCGTCTGAAGAGAATTCTGAAAGAGTTGAACGAGAAGGGCGTGACGCTACTTATTTCGAGCCACGATCTGAACCACGTTACCGAAGTCTGCAGGAGAATCGTCGTTCTCGAAAAGGGAAATATCATCAACGACAAGGAAACCAACGAAAATACGCTCAAAGAGCTGGAAGCGTATTTCGCGGTTCATGCCGACTGACTCCGTTCACTTTGCCACAAGGACGCTGAGCCAAAGGCTCGTGCGCCTCTGGCGCAAAAGGCACGAAGAAAAAGATGGGGAAAAATGAACTCCTCACGCACCTTCTGAGCTTGGGAAATCACATCTATTCTTCCTATCTTTCTGCGCACGTCGGCAGAAGTTGCCCTTCCTGCAGCGGGGGCTGAGTAGCCCCGCGGAAATCGAGGAACAACCGGCAGGAATCCCCGTCTAATCCACTGTTCCACTCGATGCGATCATACCAATGACAAGCTCTCTGACCAATCCTATGAAGTTTCTCATCGCGCTTCTTTCGTTCGCCCTTCTATTCTCGGCTCCTCTCGCATTGTTCTGCCAGCAGGGGTCAAACTTCAATCCCCGGGACGACCAGTATAAGCTCCTCGGTCTCAAACGCGCACTCGCTGCCTACAACATATCCAAAACTGATTTCGAGAGGCAGAAGGCCCTTTTTGACAAAGGCCT
This region includes:
- a CDS encoding ABC transporter ATP-binding protein — protein: MIPSIPERTSMIEARNLTKVYGKVTVLNIPQLTIGEGESFGLVGNNGAGKTTFFSLIVDIIKAASGTVHSRGKNVKMSDHWKAYTGAYLDESFLVDFLTPEEYFGFIGSIHGLTQETTSARIQTYADFFGGEILGKKKFIRELSKGNQKKVGIVGALLPEPALVILDEPFPHLDPSSVIRLKRILKELNEKGVTLLISSHDLNHVTEVCRRIVVLEKGNIINDKETNENTLKELEAYFAVHAD